A window from Pyrococcus kukulkanii encodes these proteins:
- the cas5 gene encoding CRISPR-associated protein Cas5, translating into MSELLGLIVDTRPIQAHFRIPHSSLLLETYPFPPKTTAIGMIAGCMGFGEEEFLQLLREVKYGVIIEDPGERIEEVSAIYKNPYSPSYPITRVSLYKPRFRMFFLGEDEIIERAYEAIQDPVYVPYMGESESLFYPHGKDFVEIVSVEEGEETTLRSVLPGDAKIKEFKPLRKRIQVPRMYEAPVDFIVKGKSRRAVYGRFIAYSGGFVELEEPLKVMLFDGEPVFVF; encoded by the coding sequence GTGAGTGAGTTGCTCGGCCTAATAGTGGACACAAGACCAATCCAGGCACACTTCAGGATCCCCCACTCCTCCCTACTCTTGGAAACCTATCCTTTCCCACCAAAGACGACCGCTATAGGGATGATAGCAGGTTGCATGGGGTTTGGCGAGGAAGAATTCCTCCAACTACTGAGGGAGGTAAAGTATGGAGTGATAATAGAAGACCCTGGGGAGAGAATTGAGGAGGTAAGCGCGATATACAAGAACCCCTACTCCCCGAGCTACCCAATAACAAGGGTTTCCCTGTACAAGCCGAGGTTCAGGATGTTCTTCCTTGGTGAGGACGAGATAATTGAGAGGGCCTATGAAGCTATCCAGGATCCTGTGTACGTCCCTTACATGGGCGAGAGCGAGAGCCTATTTTATCCCCACGGAAAGGACTTCGTGGAGATAGTAAGCGTTGAAGAAGGAGAAGAAACAACACTCAGGAGCGTGCTTCCCGGAGATGCCAAAATAAAGGAGTTTAAACCACTCAGGAAGAGGATACAAGTCCCCAGGATGTACGAGGCTCCAGTTGATTTTATAGTTAAGGGAAAGAGCAGGAGAGCAGTGTACGGGAGGTTCATAGCCTACTCCGGGGGCTTCGTCGAGCTCGAAGAGCCCCTGAAAGTTATGCTCTTCGATGGGGAACCCGTGTTCGTGTTTTAG
- the cas1b gene encoding type I-B CRISPR-associated endonuclease Cas1b has translation MGQHSEAVSVEVSVELSSGLEAMKSPIYITQPGILERKANTVFFVNENGKKALPIQNISEIHCFAPTTLTSGVIKLLADNDVPVHFYNKYGYYRGSFMPAEGQISGAIVIAQASHYLDRKKRAYIAREFLNGIKASMIRLFKSQSVDPMDIEEIEVKGESPQELMGIESQLWKAFYENFAGMLKYFSFSERNRRPPKDEVNAMISYGNSVLYTVTLSEIRKTYLHPAISFLHEPLERRYSLSLDLADIFKPITVFRVILRLVNKRKIKEEHFSRDVGVLLNREGLRIFLKELNGELERKVMHPKLKRKVSIRYLIRLEAYSLVKHFLGDKEYKALRAWW, from the coding sequence TTGGGACAGCATAGCGAAGCTGTTTCCGTAGAAGTTTCCGTAGAACTTAGTAGTGGGCTGGAGGCTATGAAAAGCCCGATATATATTACCCAGCCCGGGATATTGGAAAGAAAGGCAAATACAGTCTTCTTCGTGAACGAAAATGGAAAGAAAGCTTTACCAATACAGAACATAAGTGAAATACATTGCTTTGCCCCAACAACCCTGACCAGCGGTGTGATAAAGCTACTCGCAGACAATGACGTTCCCGTGCACTTTTACAACAAGTATGGCTACTACCGAGGTTCCTTTATGCCCGCAGAAGGTCAGATTAGCGGGGCTATAGTTATAGCCCAAGCTTCTCACTATTTAGACAGGAAGAAGAGGGCCTATATAGCTAGGGAGTTCCTGAACGGAATAAAGGCTTCGATGATAAGGTTATTCAAATCCCAGAGCGTGGATCCTATGGACATAGAGGAAATCGAGGTAAAAGGAGAGAGTCCCCAGGAGCTTATGGGTATTGAAAGCCAGCTGTGGAAGGCATTCTACGAGAACTTTGCTGGGATGCTAAAGTACTTCTCGTTTAGCGAGAGAAACAGGAGGCCCCCTAAAGATGAAGTAAATGCAATGATAAGTTACGGAAACTCAGTTCTTTACACCGTAACCCTATCCGAAATCAGAAAGACATACCTCCACCCCGCCATAAGCTTCCTGCACGAACCGTTAGAGAGGAGGTACTCCCTGTCCCTCGATTTGGCGGATATATTCAAGCCAATAACCGTCTTCAGGGTGATACTAAGGTTGGTGAACAAGAGGAAGATAAAGGAGGAGCACTTCTCGAGGGACGTTGGTGTTCTATTAAACAGGGAGGGCCTGAGAATATTCCTGAAGGAGCTCAACGGTGAGCTTGAGAGGAAGGTTATGCACCCGAAGCTCAAGAGGAAAGTCTCAATAAGATACCTGATTAGGCTCGAAGCTTATTCCCTCGTGAAGCATTTCCTGGGAGATAAGGAGTACAAGGCCCTCAGGGCGTGGTGGTGA
- the cas2 gene encoding CRISPR-associated endonuclease Cas2: MYVIVVYDVSVERVNRVHKLLKTYLFWRQNSVFEGELTKAQLYELKRRLSKIVKEEDSVLIYELPYKNFNLHVIGTDKSPVETVL, encoded by the coding sequence ATGTACGTTATAGTTGTCTACGATGTCTCCGTTGAGAGGGTTAACAGGGTTCACAAGCTCCTAAAGACTTACCTCTTCTGGAGGCAGAACAGCGTGTTCGAGGGGGAACTAACTAAGGCCCAACTGTACGAGCTCAAGAGAAGGCTAAGCAAGATCGTTAAAGAGGAAGATTCAGTCCTTATCTACGAGCTTCCCTACAAGAACTTCAACCTCCACGTTATTGGAACTGATAAAAGCCCGGTGGAGACGGTACTATGA
- the cas4 gene encoding CRISPR-associated protein Cas4 yields the protein MRVTGLMVQYYFTCKRELWFFSRGINFDFENDDMIIGRIIHEEAREGDWKEILLEDIKIDAIKRKGGLRVIEIKKSSKLEEPAKWQLKYYLYYLKKAGIEAVGIISYPKEGRQEEIKLTEEDIRVLEDAIKEIEEIVASDKPPKAVKKPYCKKCSYRDFCWI from the coding sequence ATGAGGGTAACTGGGCTTATGGTTCAGTATTACTTCACGTGCAAGAGGGAGCTCTGGTTCTTTTCGAGGGGCATAAACTTCGACTTCGAGAACGATGACATGATAATAGGGAGGATAATACACGAAGAGGCAAGGGAGGGAGACTGGAAGGAGATACTGCTTGAAGACATAAAGATTGACGCTATAAAGAGGAAAGGTGGGCTTAGGGTCATAGAGATAAAGAAGAGCTCGAAGCTTGAAGAGCCCGCGAAGTGGCAACTAAAATACTACCTCTACTACCTCAAAAAGGCCGGAATTGAGGCTGTAGGCATTATCTCCTATCCAAAGGAGGGTAGGCAAGAGGAGATAAAGCTAACAGAGGAAGATATCAGGGTTCTTGAGGATGCTATAAAGGAGATTGAGGAGATAGTCGCATCGGACAAACCACCAAAGGCTGTTAAAAAGCCTTATTGCAAAAAATGTTCATATCGGGACTTCTGCTGGATATAA
- the cas3 gene encoding CRISPR-associated helicase Cas3': MKFHELVTLMKERLGKSDKTLYDHSERARKIAEKLLDRINCEELKDCILQHVFLHDIGKIDGRFQKKLKKGGRAPPHAYLGIELASRFLDCESPYKEIALLSILTHHTDFHVTLYQEPIDRDEKLIVNGKIISKPAETVLWLRDEVFPDFFELGTSEYSPEELRNLYSLFNGVLRLADWLESASLSPEMYHTNKEFIHEGVLEYLRKKGFKPRDYQLLVIGKGPGYFLLPTGDGKTETSLLATPESVKVIYTLPTITTVEGIRRRLEDMFGKENVSFGHSMLFYSLYREGRLDERLINRYAMKRIHVSTIDQVLLAFLNYFRFPLREFSLRRAHLIIDEIHSYSPFTMSLILEGINFAMEFLGTKVTVMSATMPSLLQERLREIGLKELIPFEKVRERYASRKRVTVKFHDHGIMDAINEIVNTKGKVLVVVNTVTKARELYETLRGYRDDVYLFHSRFTVKDKQEKMRLVEELKSGILVATQVVEVSLDIDYDVMFTEVSPIDSLIQRFGRVNRRGLKKGTAHLYTPERCLPYIKRAISTSLTLISDLENAKNELEFLTVNDRYYEEMWDKYEKAFKEEWLHKHGLKTIHRFKIGEEWLSTRDTFISLPAIPRNFWDKVVEFTENWGKMSDKEKLEATVYVIEHTVNVPIWILEKAKIIDEKVYSIFGVFGIDMNYSPEVGLIDEREVIF; the protein is encoded by the coding sequence ATGAAATTCCACGAACTCGTAACGTTGATGAAGGAAAGGTTGGGAAAGTCTGACAAAACCCTCTACGATCACTCTGAAAGAGCTAGGAAAATCGCAGAAAAGCTCCTCGATAGGATAAATTGTGAGGAGCTCAAGGATTGCATACTCCAGCACGTCTTCCTACACGATATAGGGAAGATAGACGGTAGGTTTCAGAAAAAGCTGAAGAAGGGCGGAAGGGCTCCTCCCCACGCTTATTTAGGAATTGAGCTCGCTTCAAGGTTCCTCGACTGCGAGAGTCCGTACAAGGAGATAGCCCTCCTCTCGATATTGACCCACCACACTGACTTCCATGTTACCCTTTACCAGGAACCCATCGACAGGGATGAAAAGCTAATAGTTAACGGCAAGATAATCTCAAAGCCGGCAGAAACTGTCCTTTGGCTAAGGGATGAAGTCTTTCCAGACTTTTTCGAGCTTGGAACTAGTGAGTACTCTCCAGAGGAGCTCAGAAACCTTTATTCCCTCTTCAACGGGGTTTTAAGGTTAGCAGATTGGCTCGAAAGTGCATCGCTAAGCCCAGAGATGTACCACACAAACAAGGAGTTCATCCATGAAGGGGTTCTAGAATACCTTAGGAAAAAGGGGTTCAAACCCAGAGACTATCAACTCCTAGTCATCGGAAAAGGCCCTGGCTACTTCCTCCTTCCCACGGGGGATGGGAAGACTGAAACCAGCCTGTTGGCAACTCCTGAATCAGTAAAAGTAATTTACACCCTCCCGACGATAACCACCGTCGAGGGGATTAGGAGAAGGCTTGAGGATATGTTTGGGAAAGAAAACGTGTCTTTCGGCCACAGCATGCTCTTCTACTCCCTCTACAGAGAGGGAAGGCTTGATGAGAGGCTAATAAACAGGTACGCCATGAAGAGGATCCACGTCTCAACTATTGACCAAGTGCTTTTAGCCTTCCTCAACTACTTCAGGTTCCCCTTAAGGGAGTTCTCCCTGAGGAGGGCCCACCTGATAATAGATGAGATACACTCCTACTCACCGTTCACGATGAGCTTAATCCTCGAGGGCATTAACTTTGCTATGGAGTTCCTAGGGACTAAGGTGACCGTCATGTCAGCTACGATGCCCTCGCTCCTTCAGGAGAGGCTCAGGGAAATTGGATTAAAGGAGCTGATCCCCTTTGAGAAGGTTAGGGAGAGGTATGCAAGTAGGAAGAGGGTTACCGTGAAGTTCCACGACCATGGAATAATGGATGCGATAAATGAGATCGTCAATACAAAGGGAAAAGTTCTAGTCGTGGTTAATACCGTCACTAAGGCCCGAGAATTGTATGAGACCCTAAGGGGATACAGGGACGATGTTTACCTCTTCCACTCGAGGTTCACGGTTAAAGACAAGCAGGAGAAGATGAGGCTTGTGGAGGAGCTAAAGTCTGGAATTCTAGTTGCAACCCAGGTGGTAGAGGTTTCCCTAGATATAGACTACGACGTCATGTTCACCGAAGTTTCACCCATTGATTCCCTCATTCAGAGGTTTGGGAGGGTCAACAGAAGGGGGTTGAAAAAGGGAACTGCGCACCTCTACACGCCAGAAAGATGCTTACCCTACATCAAAAGGGCTATCTCAACGTCCCTAACCTTAATTAGTGACTTGGAAAATGCGAAAAATGAACTTGAGTTTCTCACCGTTAATGATCGCTACTACGAGGAAATGTGGGATAAGTACGAGAAGGCCTTCAAGGAGGAGTGGTTACACAAGCATGGGCTAAAAACTATCCACAGGTTCAAGATCGGAGAAGAGTGGCTGTCCACGAGGGACACTTTCATATCCCTACCTGCCATTCCCAGGAACTTTTGGGATAAAGTTGTGGAGTTCACAGAGAACTGGGGTAAGATGAGCGATAAGGAAAAGCTAGAGGCCACTGTTTACGTTATAGAGCACACCGTGAACGTTCCTATATGGATCCTCGAAAAGGCCAAGAT